Sequence from the Helianthus annuus cultivar XRQ/B chromosome 13, HanXRQr2.0-SUNRISE, whole genome shotgun sequence genome:
ATGCCCTCACATGATGTGCACATGCCATACTTAACTTATAATTTTAACCTGATTAGTGTCAAAGGACGAAAGATGTAataagttttccaaataaaggactgtggcTGTAATTATTGAAGGTAACGGGTATCCGTTGCaatttgatacaaacataaaggacgaaaagtatAATTTACCCTGATCAAAATTCATAATTTAAACACCTATAATCAGCTTATTAACataatcaaaattcaaaatttaaacaCCAATAATCAACTTATTAACGTAATCAAAATTAAGAATTTAAACACCAATAATCAAGTTattcacataatcaaaattcaGAATTTACTGCTAATTAACTTAATATAATTGACTTACAGGGGATGTTTAGTTCATGTGAAGTTATGGGATTCTGTTGAATGTTATAGTTTAACACAAAACATGGGGAAAAGATATACCCTTGTGGTTTGGATGTTTGTTCGTCTTGAATATCTACAATACCTCATGAGCTACAGATCGTTGATGGATGGAACCTCAATTACAAGAGCACACGGGTCTAAAACAACACAGTTTAAAAGTCCGACGCCCAAGTCAACCGAAGAAGAAATGAGTTTTAATTATGACCGGCGGCGTGGATAAGGAGGACGACTGGCGTGTGGAGGAGGAGGACGGGTGGCCGGCGGAGGAAGGAGGAGGAGGTCGGTCGGCGGCGTAGGAGGAGGAGGGGTGGCGGCTGAGTTGGAGGAGATGGGGAAGGAGGAGAAGTAGGAAATGAAGAAGACACTAGGGTTTCAATGTGTTTGTTGCATCTGGGGAAAAAAGAATGGAGAAGAGGTATGAAGATCTTCATACATGTCTACACCAAAAAGAGGTCTGACaaaccttttttaatgaaaggtcttcGAGAAAACAAACACACTGCAAACTCAAAAGTTTGCGCGTGGTCTATGTGGGGCAGACATAAGAGGTCTTGAAGAGAACAAATACCCCCTTACAGAGCGGGTATGAGATTAGATTAGTTAGCATTAGGTGAAGCTAATTACCTATAATATACATGTTTATCGTAAacattttcttttccttttttcaccttttagtttttatatttctAATATTCTTGGTTAATAAAATTATATGAAAATTAGAATAACAAGAAATGTACCTGAAAATGTCAATAGTTATTTTTTTCCAACAAACTAACACTAACACTCAATACCAATGGGTAATTAGAAAACAATTACTCAACGATAGTTGCCCCGAGTAGGAGACACATTTTCACACTTGTATATGGAACTGAGATTACTAATACTCATCCCAAACTCATCTCATTTTTATCTCTAATCTTAATTGTAACTTTTCTCGCAATCAAATATCATGTCGATAAGTTTCACAAGATAGTAAATTCATCATGTAACCTCAACAACCGTTCCAAAAAACTAACTCCAACAACCGTTCCAAAAGTAAAATGCGACTCCAACATATATAGTGGTCCAAGGCCGGCCTTAGGGCAAGTATTCTAAAGCCTTAGCTTTAGGCCACCAACCACACAAGGCCCTCATTTTTAGTAAAAAAATGTATATGTTAATTGTTTCTTTTAAGCATTTCGTAAATTTGCTAAACTCTTTCTTCTTAAATTTTTTACTAGGTGCTTATTCCTTATTATTTTGTATATTAATTAGGTGCTTCGTGAGTTCTTTTTAGTTTATTATAGCTGGTCGTCACTCGGATAAAGTAGGTGGGTTTATAACAACGgaatttggaaaaaaaaagcCCTAAATTTCTATTTCACTTTGGaccaccaaaatggttgagccggccctgtAGTGTTCCACCTAATCTCTATTTATCACCAAATTGTATGTGAAAACTTACTTCATTTGATGTACATTAGATCAAATTAGTAAATATGAATAGCTATATTGGCGAATACAATTTTTTTAAAGGGGCACAATAAAGGTCAACTAAAAACGTGACAAgagaaaaaaattaataaaataacttgATTCTCCAATTTACATCCTTGATCATTATAAGAATTCAACCATAAAGATTTTTTCACATATTGAGAGGTTTGTAGATGAATCCATTTAACGACTAAATAATCACAGTGAAAGAACTAAATCTGTAGAAGTTTTATTGACCCCGATGAAGAAGATCCACCGTCGGGGTGATTTGGTCATTGCATCAACTGAAGGAGATAGACGGAGCACACTTCGTCTTCTCGGATCTGGTCCGAATTGGTGCTGTAAAACAACATAAACAATTCGTTAAAAGGGTACCAGAGACCGGGGTCTCTGTACCACCCTCCGACGCTCAAGTCAGTATGATATTCATGGTAATAAGGTCATATATGTAAAGTGTGAATATGTATAAAGAGGAAGAGGAGAATATCCCTTTAAATGGATGAGAGGACTTATATATAGAGGATGGTACGGGCAAAAGCCTTTGTTGGGCCATATGTGTTGGTTCGTGCTCGTCACTTCGAGTACTGTTTCCGGTCCCAATTACTAGAGCCGACGATTGAGCACTTTCGTTGCTTTTATCAGTTACAGGTTCAACTGGGTTTTTATTCCTTTTGTGCCCGCAAGGGTGTAAAAAAGATACTGGAGACGCTCCTAAGGGCTTCCATCAATGGATGTCAAAGTTTTTTTTATAAGGGGCTAATGTGCTACATTATCTATCATACACAAGGTCCTTGTTTGCACAAACTAAAGAACATAAGGGGCCTGATGTGCTACATTACTATTACTATCATATACAATACAAGGTCCTTAATCAAGTCACATAATTCAGATAACGCATAAACCCCCCAAATCAGACAGACACATTCTATAAACCCTATCGATCTCTCTTTCTCCGTGCCTGTATCTTGTCGaatttctttcttcttcttcttcttcttcggcaATCATGGCTTCTTCTCTTACCACTTTACCTTTCTTCATCTCACACCCAATTCAAAAACCCACACTTTCCTTTCACCCACCCTCCTTTTGGGGGGACCCTTTAAACTTTAACAATTCGCAGACTCTAAGTTTTCAAACCAAAAAGCATGTCCGGTTTTCTCCCGTTCAAGCTTTAGTAAAGAGAAGAAAAGAGCTTCCTTTTGACAACGTTATTCAAAGAGACAAGAAGCTCCAACTGGTCATGAAAATTCGCAAGATTTTGCTGAGTCAGCCTGATAGGGTTATGCAGCTTCGTGATTTGGGTAGGTTTAGAAGAGCATTAGGGCTTCAAAAACGGCGCCGCTTTATTGCGCTTTTGAGGAAGTTTCCTGGGGTCTTTCAGATTGAGGAAGAAGGGGTTTACTCTCTCAGATTTAAGCTAACACCTGAGGCTGAAAGATTATATTTGGAGGAGATGAAGGTTAGAAATGAAATGGAAGGTTTGTTAGTAGTTAAGCTAAGAAAGTTGCTCATGATGTCCTTAGATAAGCGAATTCTTATTGAGAAGATAGCTCATTTGAAAACTGATCTTGGGCTGCCTTTGGAATTTCGAGATACCATATGCCAACGATATCCGCAGTATTTCAGGGTCGTGAGAACCGAAAGAGGCCCGGCTTTGGAATTAACTCATTGGGATCCTGAACTCGCCGTTTCCTTCGCTGAGCTGGAGGAAGAAGATAAGCTAGCTGAGACGAGGGATTTGATCATCGATAGACCACCCAAGTTTAACAGGGTGAGGCTGCCCAAGGGGCTGCAGCTTTCGAAAGGTGAAATGAGGCGGATTTCGCAGTTTAGAGACATGCCTTATATTTCGCCTTACTCGGATTTCTCTGAATTGAAGCCCGGTACAGCGGAAAAGGAAAAGCATGCCTGCGCGGTTGTGCATGAGATGTTGAGTCTCATGGTTGAGAAGAGGACGTTAGTAGACCACCTTACGCATTTTCGAGAGGAGTTTAGATTCTCTCAGCAGCTTAGAGGGATGCTTATAAGACACCCGGATATGTTCTATGTATCGTTAAAAGGAGACCGCGACTCTGTTTTTCTGAGGGATGCGTATCGTGATTCTCAGTTGGTTGATAAGAATCGGTTGTTGCTGATTAAAGAAAAGCTTCGTGCTCTGGTTGTTGTTCCTCGGTTTAGAGGGCGTGTGGTGAAAACTGATTCGGATGATcgagaggaggaggaggaggaggaagaggAGGATTGGTCGGATTTTGATGATCTAGTAGACAATGAAATGGGTGAGGATGATGACGGCGAAGATGATGACATGCCTCCTGAttttgatgaagatgatgataatgTAAAGAAGGGTCAAAGCAGCAAAGAGGATGAAGAAAAGGTTCCTAGTCTCGTGTTCCCAGACGGACGGCCAAGAGAACGCTGGTAAAATCGGATGTTTTGTATGCTAATGAAACATgccagagtctaagggggagtcttgGAGCAAAAAGCCTACTCCTTTGAGTGAGAGTCAGGGTAAGGAAAAACTTGACTTTAATTACAGATGTTGAGTAGTggtttttcctttcttaatgtgGGATATAAATTGCTTGAAATTGAGTATGCTTTTTAATGTATTTTGGAACTTGGTGATAGACATAAAATCATTACTTTTGTATGGGTTCATTTAGATTATACAATGTAAAAAAAGTACATGTAATTCAAGAAGCAATTTTGATTGCAATGAGACAACATAATATAATAGTGAACCTTAACCTCTGATCCTGCTGCACGGCCATCCTCGTTGACACTTGAGAAAGAGTATTAAGGTTGCAGTTGTGTTGCTATCCACCACCAATGATTCAGTTACACTCTCCCTTCTGGATGAAGTGTAAATCTGCAATACGTAAGTATACAGTTAATTTAGTTGCATGCATGTTTACTTTATCACATAATATGGTGAATCTATACGCTGGTTTTATAGGTAAGGCATCCAAATTCAAGTATTAACTAAAAGGACCAATGAATCTTCCAAATATGTACCTTTAGCATGTGGTCACCACCAAGGATGTGTTGGTCATCGTCAAGGAGTTCCAACCTCTCGGTACTGGTGGTGGCTGGGGGCCGACTTCACATATATTAAGCCCCCCCTGCATAGTACATCGGCTCACAAAAGGGCTTGTACGTTTGAGGTTCATCATTTCAATATAGTGGAATCTTGTTTCCTTTTAATTTTGACCCACCCGTTTAGTTGTTTCTGCGGATTTGGAAAGGGATTTGGGTTCTTGTATACTCATGGAGAACCAAACCAAAGTTAGTAGGACACAAATTTCCACCCTCAAATATTATATTTGTAGCACTTTGTTATGTCCCTAAAAATATTGTAGCCTTTTCATTTACCTTGTTGAGTCCATATAGTCAGTCAGGTTCAAGGGAACTTGGAGagattaaagtgcagaatttgaAATAGTTTGCTGCTGGCTTGATTTGGTATTAAGCGACCAGTTTTGCAGAATGGAATTGGCAAAAGCATGCtttattttgacccatttctGACTTTGGTCAGGGTGGGGGTCAAAGTTAGAATGGGTAATGTTCCTAGAGTAGGGGTTAAAGTATCATGGAAAGCCTGCTTTAACATTTCTGCAGTTATCTTGCACAATGTTGGGGTCAAATATTCTTGGTAATTGTATCGTATTGTATATTCCTAATAGAagaaaatgcaatttgcgtccctgtggtatgtgtgaaacatcaacctgagcccttaaattcattttttggttttttgagcccctgaACTTATAAATTCATAACACTTTGAGTCCCTCCGTCAATCTTCCGTCTGTTTGACTGTTTAACAATTGTGAAATGTCCATTATACCCTTAATTCCCTAAATTGATCAAACTGATTCATCTTCACAACTGATAAACACATCTTCACAACTGATTCATCCATGGGTGATTTAATAGATCCGAAGAGCGACTCAGCTCTTACAAGAATCGTTCAACAAATCGGATTTTTGGGCGTACAGATCTACGAAAGGGGACAATTATATTCAAGAACTTTGGCTGAAGATTTGTCTTCTCATTTCGTTGGAAATTATCCGTTTCCCAAAAATACCCGTATGAGGAATTTGGGCTTATTAGAAGCGGTCTGTTTCATGGGCTGGATTCTTACCAAGAAATGGTTCATTCAATTGCTAGTGGAGAAGTCATGATCCGGTCTTCTAGAGGGTTGACTGAACCTGGTATTCTTTTTAAAAATTCAATGGCTATCCTCAGAGATGTCGTCATCTGCTATGCTGGAACCGTTAGAAATGTTTGTAGCAACTCAATTATTCAATTTGAGTATGGGGCACTGATGAAAAACTTGTTTACTGCTGGTGAACCAGTGGGAGTATTGGCTGCAACCGCCATGTCAAACCCAGGCGGTTCTTGATTCGTCTCCAAGCAGTAACAATTCATGGAATATGATGAAggtattttttttttgcttttaatTAATTTAATGCTATCTTGAGGTGAAAACTTTGACTCATTTACAAGATCGGAGGAGGTGAGGATTAACGATGGTACCAGGAAAGTTATTTGGGGGTTTTTAGAAGGGAAGAGATGACAAAAGACGGTCTTACCCCTGGCTCAAATAGTCAAACAAACGGAAGATTGACGGAGGGACTCAAAGTGTTATGAATTTATAAGTtcaggggctcaaaaaaccaaaaaatgaatttaggggctcaggttgatgtttcacacataccacagggacgcaatTTGCATTTTTTCTTCCTAATAATAGGAGATTACAATACATGGATATAAATACTCAACATATTTACACATTAATCCCTCTAATATATGAACATGTATAAACTTAATATATAATGTGTAATATTCCCCCTCAAGCTAAGACCGGCAAACGAGTCGAAGCTTGTCATGTAGAATCTCAAATCTGTCAGAAGATAGTGGCTTTGTGAATACATCAGCATTTTCGTCATGTGTAGATATGAATTGAACAGAAAGTTTCCCTGAGCAACCTTTTCTCTGACAAAATGGAGTTCGAGAATGAAAGATTGGATTTGCTGACATGCAAGTTTCTCTAAGGTTATCACACCATAAAACCGGAGTTGATTTCTCCGGAATCCGTAGTTCACGCAAAAGAGATTCAAGCCAAGTAAGCTCAACGACAACATCTGCTAAAGCCTTGTATTCAGATTCAGTGGATGACCGAGAGATAGTTCGTTGTTTTCTTGTTGACCAAGAGACAAGATTTGATCCAAGATAAATGGCAAATCCGCCGGTGGATCTACGGTCATCAGGGTAACCAGCCCAATTGACATCTGACAAGGCAGTAAGGGACTCATAGTGAGCATCTGTATAGGCATGTAATGTGGACCCGGAGGCACAGTGAAAAAGTAGACCCTGCTATAAGGTTCCTtgtgagtatcgaagaatactttTGACCGCAAACCAATGATTTTCTGTTGGAGAATGCATAAACTGACAGACTTTGTTGACTGCAAAGGCAATGTCAGGACGAGTAAGTGTAAGATACTGAAGAGCCCCAACAATTTGTCGATAGCGAACCGGATTTTCAAAAAGTGGGCTGTCACCCAAGGTCAGATTTGTCGAAGTATAGCTGGGTGATCAGACAGGTTTAGATTGTGAAAGACTGGCCTT
This genomic interval carries:
- the LOC110891473 gene encoding protein WHAT'S THIS FACTOR 1 homolog, chloroplastic, whose protein sequence is MASSLTTLPFFISHPIQKPTLSFHPPSFWGDPLNFNNSQTLSFQTKKHVRFSPVQALVKRRKELPFDNVIQRDKKLQLVMKIRKILLSQPDRVMQLRDLGRFRRALGLQKRRRFIALLRKFPGVFQIEEEGVYSLRFKLTPEAERLYLEEMKVRNEMEGLLVVKLRKLLMMSLDKRILIEKIAHLKTDLGLPLEFRDTICQRYPQYFRVVRTERGPALELTHWDPELAVSFAELEEEDKLAETRDLIIDRPPKFNRVRLPKGLQLSKGEMRRISQFRDMPYISPYSDFSELKPGTAEKEKHACAVVHEMLSLMVEKRTLVDHLTHFREEFRFSQQLRGMLIRHPDMFYVSLKGDRDSVFLRDAYRDSQLVDKNRLLLIKEKLRALVVVPRFRGRVVKTDSDDREEEEEEEEEDWSDFDDLVDNEMGEDDDGEDDDMPPDFDEDDDNVKKGQSSKEDEEKVPSLVFPDGRPRERW